One Methanosphaera sp. WGK6 DNA window includes the following coding sequences:
- a CDS encoding TIGR04076 family protein, whose amino-acid sequence MKKVKITVMRKACYNDLIEKYENPLDCPCCVEEDDVFIANGWNRPEELCVSAWESMSSFVLALSSGGEDIYNGWMKNKKSAMISCNDGFRPVSFLLETLDENAD is encoded by the coding sequence TTGAAAAAAGTTAAAATTACGGTTATGCGTAAAGCTTGTTATAATGATTTAATTGAAAAATATGAAAATCCATTGGATTGTCCCTGTTGTGTTGAAGAAGATGATGTTTTCATTGCTAATGGATGGAATAGACCTGAAGAACTATGTGTTAGTGCTTGGGAGTCCATGTCTTCATTTGTTTTAGCTCTATCTTCTGGTGGAGAGGATATTTACAATGGATGGATGAAAAATAAGAAGTCAGCTATGATTTCTTGTAATGATGGTTTTAGACCTGTGAGTTTTCTTTTGGAAACATTAGATGAGAATGCTGATTAA
- a CDS encoding HAD family hydrolase, with translation MKKLYIFDFDGMLVDTIKDSIYCVNQALKQCGKPTYDKNLKNLYYKEFRQFLVDNGAPKESEVYHLYNEIYAKYEKPNTKPYNGIIEVLETLHNKNKTLAICSNKEENYLKKYTEKMFKNHNFKYISGHRTGIPDKPNPYRLNEIIKKENIKKEEVIYFGDKDVDIEAARNAGIDMVIVTYGQGNNEDYQQKYPLKVINTPKEILEV, from the coding sequence ATGAAAAAACTATACATATTTGACTTTGATGGAATGCTAGTAGATACAATAAAAGACTCAATTTACTGTGTAAACCAAGCTCTAAAACAATGTGGAAAACCAACATATGATAAAAACTTAAAAAACCTATACTATAAAGAATTCAGACAATTCCTAGTAGACAATGGAGCACCAAAAGAATCAGAAGTATATCACTTATACAATGAAATCTATGCAAAATATGAAAAACCAAACACCAAACCATACAATGGAATAATAGAAGTACTAGAAACACTACACAACAAAAACAAAACACTAGCAATATGTTCCAACAAAGAAGAAAACTATCTAAAAAAATACACAGAAAAAATGTTTAAAAACCATAACTTCAAATACATATCAGGACATAGAACAGGAATACCAGATAAACCAAACCCATACAGACTAAATGAAATAATAAAAAAAGAAAACATAAAAAAAGAAGAAGTAATCTACTTCGGAGACAAAGACGTAGACATAGAAGCAGCAAGAAATGCTGGAATTGACATGGTAATAGTAACATATGGACAAGGAAACAATGAAGATTACCAACAAAAATACCCACTAAAAGTAATTAACACGCCAAAAGAAATACTAGAGGTATAA
- a CDS encoding aldehyde dehydrogenase family protein, whose product MNNPADSEYKLFINGEWKNASDGETFKTISPGNGEELSTCAEATKEDVDYAVNSAWEAFKDWKDVEPIERQEILLKIADIIDENAEKLALIESLDNGKALRETTAIDVPYSSDHFRYFAGAVRTEEGSATQLDKNTISLIMKEPIGVVGQIVPWNFPFLMAAWKLAPVLAAGCCTVFKPSSSTPLSVLEFAKLTQKVLPKGVFNVVTGKGSKSGQYLLDHPDLRKLAFTGSTEIGCNVANAAAKKLIPSTLELGGKSANIYFEDCKWDMAMDGLQLGILFNQGQVCCAGSRVFVQESIYDKFIKDAVDAFSKIDVGMPWDPNAQMGAQINENQVQKILSCIEKGKKEGATVAVGGNRKTDGDFAKGCFVEPTLLTDVTNDMTVAQDEIFGPVAVVIPFETEEQVIDYANDSYYGLGGAVWTRDINRALRVANGIETGRMWINTYNAIPAGAPFGGYKASGIGRETHKMILDHYTQTKNIMINLSEEPSGFYPKK is encoded by the coding sequence ATGAATAATCCAGCAGATTCAGAATATAAATTATTTATAAATGGTGAATGGAAAAATGCATCAGATGGTGAAACATTCAAAACAATAAGTCCTGGAAATGGAGAAGAATTATCAACATGTGCAGAAGCAACAAAAGAAGATGTAGACTATGCAGTAAATTCAGCATGGGAAGCATTTAAAGATTGGAAAGATGTAGAACCTATTGAAAGACAAGAAATTCTTCTCAAAATTGCAGACATAATTGATGAAAATGCAGAAAAACTAGCATTAATAGAATCATTAGACAATGGTAAAGCACTTCGTGAAACAACAGCTATAGATGTACCCTACTCCTCAGATCATTTCAGGTACTTTGCAGGAGCTGTAAGAACAGAAGAAGGAAGTGCAACACAATTAGATAAAAACACTATCAGTTTAATAATGAAAGAACCAATAGGTGTAGTAGGACAAATTGTACCATGGAACTTCCCATTCTTAATGGCAGCATGGAAACTAGCACCAGTACTAGCAGCAGGATGTTGTACAGTATTCAAACCATCAAGTTCAACACCATTAAGTGTACTTGAATTTGCAAAACTCACACAAAAAGTACTTCCAAAAGGTGTATTCAATGTAGTAACCGGTAAAGGTTCTAAATCAGGACAATACTTGCTAGATCATCCTGACTTAAGAAAATTAGCATTCACAGGTTCTACAGAAATAGGATGTAATGTAGCAAATGCAGCTGCTAAAAAACTTATACCATCAACATTAGAATTAGGAGGTAAATCAGCAAATATCTACTTTGAAGATTGTAAATGGGACATGGCAATGGATGGATTACAATTAGGTATACTATTTAATCAAGGACAAGTATGCTGTGCAGGTTCTAGAGTATTTGTACAAGAATCAATCTATGATAAATTCATAAAAGATGCAGTAGATGCATTTAGTAAAATAGATGTTGGCATGCCATGGGATCCAAATGCACAAATGGGTGCACAAATCAATGAAAATCAAGTACAAAAAATATTATCTTGTATTGAAAAAGGTAAAAAAGAAGGTGCAACAGTAGCAGTTGGTGGAAATAGAAAAACTGATGGTGACTTTGCAAAAGGTTGTTTTGTAGAACCAACATTACTTACAGATGTAACTAATGACATGACTGTAGCACAAGATGAAATCTTTGGTCCAGTAGCAGTAGTAATACCGTTTGAAACTGAAGAACAAGTAATTGATTATGCAAATGATAGTTATTATGGTCTAGGTGGGGCTGTATGGACAAGAGATATTAATAGAGCTTTAAGAGTAGCAAATGGTATTGAAACAGGTAGGATGTGGATTAACACATATAATGCGATACCTGCAGGTGCCCCATTTGGTGGATATAAAGCATCTGGTATAGGTCGTGAAACGCATAAAATGATTCTTGATCATTATACTCAAACTAAAAATATCATGATAAACTTATCAGAAGAACCAAGTGGATTCTATCCAAAAAAATAA
- a CDS encoding ADP-ribosylglycohydrolase family protein translates to MKGIIGAICGDIIGSSHEFNPIKTKKFKLIDHKSTFTDDSILTLAVAKWLMDDEQRTLSTLTKLVQTFSRNYPGRGYGGRFMNWILSDNPQPYNSYGNGSAMRVSPVSWVANSLDEVEELARKSAIISHDAPEGIIGAQATASAIYLARTGSSKEEIKDYVEKTYDYNLSRKLDVIRPKYRFDETCQKSVPESIICFLESDNYEDTIRNAVSLGGDADTQAAIGGSIASAYYNVPEEIVDMCVSLLDDNLKEILYDFNDFCIE, encoded by the coding sequence ATGAAAGGAATTATAGGAGCTATATGTGGTGATATAATTGGATCTAGTCATGAATTCAATCCAATTAAAACAAAGAAATTTAAATTAATAGATCATAAATCAACATTTACTGATGATTCAATATTAACATTGGCTGTTGCCAAATGGTTAATGGATGATGAACAAAGAACACTTTCTACATTAACAAAACTAGTACAAACATTCTCTAGAAATTATCCTGGTCGAGGTTATGGTGGACGATTTATGAATTGGATATTATCAGATAATCCTCAACCATATAATAGTTATGGTAATGGTTCAGCAATGAGAGTAAGTCCAGTATCATGGGTGGCTAATTCTCTTGATGAAGTAGAAGAATTAGCACGAAAATCAGCAATAATATCTCATGATGCACCAGAAGGCATTATTGGAGCACAAGCAACAGCAAGTGCAATATATCTTGCAAGAACTGGAAGTTCTAAGGAAGAAATAAAAGATTATGTAGAAAAAACGTATGATTATAATCTTAGTCGAAAATTAGATGTTATTAGACCAAAATATAGATTTGATGAAACTTGTCAAAAATCAGTACCTGAATCTATCATTTGTTTTCTAGAATCAGATAATTATGAGGATACTATACGTAATGCTGTAAGTCTTGGTGGTGATGCAGATACACAAGCAGCTATTGGGGGAAGTATTGCTTCAGCATATTATAATGTACCTGAAGAAATAGTTGACATGTGTGTATCATTACTTGATGATAATTTAAAAGAAATATTATATGATTTTAATGATTTTTGTATAGAATGA
- a CDS encoding histone family protein: MTELPKATMGKLLKEAGATRISDEAKIELAKVLEEIDEEVGKQAIPYAKHAGRKTIKARDIKLVIGKE, translated from the coding sequence ATGACAGAATTACCAAAAGCAACAATGGGAAAATTACTTAAAGAAGCAGGTGCTACTAGAATAAGTGATGAAGCTAAAATAGAACTTGCAAAAGTACTTGAAGAAATAGACGAAGAAGTTGGAAAACAAGCCATACCCTACGCAAAACATGCTGGAAGAAAAACAATTAAAGCTAGAGATATTAAGCTTGTAATTGGAAAAGAATAA
- a CDS encoding DUF2283 domain-containing protein, giving the protein MTKQMISYDEEADALVLTIHSEYKFQNVIELSDNLLLEIDVNGI; this is encoded by the coding sequence ATGACAAAACAAATGATTTCATATGATGAAGAAGCAGATGCACTAGTTCTAACAATACATAGTGAATATAAATTCCAAAATGTAATAGAACTCAGTGATAATCTTTTACTTGAAATTGATGTTAATGGAATTTAA
- a CDS encoding TIGR00730 family Rossman fold protein has product MKICLYGAGSKFIDEKYIIAGYKLGEKIVTHGHSLVFGGGNDGMMGAVARGVYDNNGYILAIAPEWMSDFEELYENCDKRIHTKTMNERKDLFLKMSDAIIIAPGGIGTLDEFFEALTLNKLGKISMPIIIFNIDGYYDSMINMLNFMIEEKTMSADDNKLYSVVSNIDDIFNILG; this is encoded by the coding sequence TTGAAGATTTGTCTTTATGGTGCAGGAAGTAAATTTATTGATGAAAAATATATAATTGCGGGTTATAAGTTAGGTGAAAAAATAGTAACTCATGGTCATTCACTTGTTTTTGGTGGAGGTAATGATGGTATGATGGGTGCTGTTGCTCGTGGTGTTTATGATAATAATGGTTATATTTTAGCTATTGCTCCTGAATGGATGAGTGATTTTGAAGAATTGTATGAAAACTGTGATAAACGTATTCATACTAAAACTATGAATGAGAGAAAAGATCTTTTTCTTAAAATGTCTGATGCTATAATTATTGCACCAGGAGGTATTGGTACATTAGATGAATTTTTTGAAGCTCTTACATTGAATAAGTTAGGTAAAATATCCATGCCTATTATTATTTTTAATATTGATGGGTATTATGATTCTATGATTAATATGCTTAATTTCATGATTGAAGAAAAAACTATGTCTGCTGATGATAATAAGTTATATAGTGTAGTATCTAATATTGATGATATTTTTAATATTCTGGGTTAA
- a CDS encoding CrcB family protein: MIFELLAVGLGGFTGSILRYLLGFVSFSESTSFPINTFLINMLGTLLIAFSVFYINMYLVNNFSPSMVKYLTLFLKVGICGGFTTFSTFALETGNLIKIGNLEIAMIYVLLSVICGVSIIFLPDILFKYGLL, encoded by the coding sequence ATGATATTTGAATTATTAGCAGTAGGATTAGGTGGATTTACAGGTAGTATTTTAAGATATTTGTTGGGATTTGTGTCATTTTCTGAATCAACTTCCTTTCCAATTAACACTTTTTTGATTAACATGTTAGGAACACTATTAATAGCTTTTTCAGTATTCTATATTAATATGTACTTGGTAAATAATTTTAGTCCAAGTATGGTTAAATATTTAACATTATTTTTGAAAGTTGGTATTTGTGGAGGTTTTACTACATTTTCTACATTTGCATTAGAGACAGGAAATCTTATTAAAATTGGAAATCTTGAAATAGCAATGATATATGTACTATTAAGTGTAATTTGTGGAGTTAGTATTATTTTCTTACCTGATATATTGTTTAAGTATGGTTTACTTTAG
- a CDS encoding HAD family hydrolase, producing the protein MKKLYIFDFDGTLVNTLEDSVIAYNKALQKHGKKEYKYEKIENINFKDFIKNMGSNEEILDTYEKIYQKSKNKHTKAYPGIKEVLEKLDNTPEYELAICSNRIQNLLNIQTEKLFSNINFKYIIGHNKGEEYKPHPAMINKILDNENYSPEEIIYVGDRMTDIITAQNVGIDCVIVTWGQGDNTTYQHNYPLKIINNAEELLNL; encoded by the coding sequence ATGAAAAAACTATACATATTCGACTTCGATGGAACACTAGTAAACACATTAGAAGACTCAGTAATAGCATACAATAAAGCACTACAAAAACATGGAAAAAAGGAATACAAATACGAAAAAATAGAAAACATCAACTTTAAAGACTTCATAAAAAACATGGGCAGCAATGAAGAAATACTAGACACCTATGAAAAAATATACCAAAAAAGTAAAAATAAACATACAAAAGCATATCCAGGAATAAAAGAAGTACTAGAAAAACTAGATAACACACCAGAATATGAACTAGCAATATGCTCCAATAGAATACAAAATCTACTAAATATACAAACAGAAAAACTATTCTCCAATATAAATTTTAAATATATAATAGGACATAACAAGGGAGAAGAATACAAACCACACCCAGCAATGATAAACAAGATATTAGACAATGAAAACTATTCTCCTGAAGAAATAATATATGTGGGAGATAGAATGACAGACATAATAACAGCTCAAAATGTAGGAATAGATTGTGTAATAGTAACATGGGGACAAGGTGATAATACTACATATCAACATAATTATCCTCTGAAAATAATAAATAATGCAGAAGAACTATTAAACTTATAA
- a CDS encoding Ig-like domain-containing protein has product MNTKDMILFLVVLTVLILGLTSISATNISNNNTIENSSNYQSTQINSDKLMSIEDNNVKSIQENNMNQEMVNNSKSQLKTEDEQLTTTIKINSITSFEYAVNRSITGVLNDSRGNNLSNTEVTINVNNGTTLNDTVFTNSEGKFNFTFNSTILGMNNFTITFAGDSIHKSTTKSSIFYVNKQTTYLSIYPEMMTVMAVGDDMNVTGRLTNQFGEALSSATIIIYVGTTRNEVTTDENGMYSYIYPLTIARNELKSNVTYAGSNIYKSVVNSTWIEVEKKGIIVNINQLPIPVINSTFQVTGSILEQYTNKPLINHDILITTGGINYNAVTDVNGQYNVSVRANEKEGSQRVTVTVLSSLKYDKASDYDTTDVKLLKINTTVNTRISNNVLLVNGFVFDERGIPVNNENILITVNNSQYNIYTDKNGLYSINHTLTSAGKYIIGIYHTYNDVFGTIDLEVPLSISTTSMLILNDTGAIKVGDTLKITGLLKDVHGNLITNTGIVLKINNVNITLTTNDNGVYSYDYESLELKNNITICYDGNNIFNKTITSKIVTLQKGDSKTTVTINNLTNNTVTLHLVFTDANNGKLINTGEFDIKNSSGNIIKTVNNTKGMMDLVLNLNSRGTHIFTINYHGNNNYNPSNSGITFTIEEENTTLTINPVKNMTVGRIVNIRGILSDINGNNIANSEVVININGNNSTKVTTSSAGEYNYKYTTTTVGINNITVYYTGDNTYNSCSNSLSFNLTKGNSNITGIIKKIDVDSVWVNIKIIVNETSNAITEGIVKVIYNENVLTTFNNTSNSTDLQLNLTAIGTYKLTLLYEGSDNYNSSSTIVIFTIEKTGTNMVLKSINPIINKMVNISGILTDSHGNSLANNMVILNINNNIVKLTTSSIGEYKYQYNLTTFDLQNITVMYQGNDKYNASNISTTFKATKDIVNIGISSIKGIVQDTVLIQAVITDNDNNYVDGQVTFKVNGKTLHDLNGNIIYVNVIKGIVESKIVILQGNWINYNNGLTIVYHGTSQYKAKQVNTSLIVTKKDANISINSISAKIGETITLEAYISDNNENVTDGKVVFKINGKTIRDDTGNVCYVNVLNGIARINYELPKNIKTSVITCIYSNTLYKRAEKTTILNIV; this is encoded by the coding sequence ATGAACACTAAAGATATGATATTATTTTTAGTAGTTTTAACAGTTTTAATACTCGGATTAACATCAATCAGTGCTACAAATATATCTAACAATAATACAATAGAAAATAGTAGTAATTATCAATCAACACAGATAAATAGTGATAAATTAATGAGTATTGAAGATAATAATGTTAAATCTATTCAAGAAAATAATATGAACCAAGAAATGGTAAATAATAGTAAATCACAGCTTAAGACTGAGGATGAACAGTTAACAACAACAATAAAAATAAATAGTATAACTTCATTTGAATATGCAGTTAATAGATCAATAACAGGAGTTTTAAATGATTCTAGGGGAAATAATCTTAGTAATACTGAAGTAACAATAAATGTTAATAATGGTACTACTTTAAATGATACAGTATTCACTAATTCTGAAGGTAAATTTAATTTCACATTTAATTCCACGATACTTGGTATGAATAATTTCACAATAACTTTTGCTGGTGATAGTATTCATAAATCTACTACTAAGTCTAGTATATTTTATGTGAATAAACAAACCACATATCTAAGTATTTATCCTGAAATGATGACTGTTATGGCTGTTGGGGATGATATGAATGTTACAGGTAGATTAACTAATCAATTTGGTGAAGCATTATCTTCTGCTACTATAATAATTTATGTTGGAACAACACGAAATGAAGTTACTACTGATGAAAATGGAATGTATAGTTATATTTATCCATTAACAATTGCTAGAAATGAACTTAAATCTAATGTAACATATGCTGGTAGTAATATCTATAAATCAGTAGTTAATTCAACATGGATTGAAGTTGAAAAAAAAGGAATTATAGTAAATATTAATCAACTGCCTATTCCTGTTATAAATAGTACATTTCAAGTAACAGGATCAATATTAGAACAATATACAAATAAACCATTAATTAATCATGATATCCTCATAACAACAGGAGGTATAAATTATAATGCAGTTACTGATGTAAATGGACAATATAATGTATCTGTACGAGCTAATGAAAAGGAAGGTTCTCAAAGAGTAACAGTCACAGTATTATCTTCACTAAAATATGATAAGGCAAGTGATTATGATACTACTGATGTTAAATTATTAAAGATAAATACAACAGTAAATACACGAATTTCTAATAATGTTCTTCTTGTTAATGGATTTGTCTTTGATGAAAGAGGTATTCCTGTTAATAATGAAAATATACTCATAACTGTTAATAATAGTCAATATAATATTTACACAGATAAAAATGGATTATATTCTATTAATCATACATTAACTAGTGCTGGAAAATATATTATAGGAATATACCATACATATAATGATGTATTTGGAACAATAGATTTGGAAGTGCCATTATCCATATCTACAACAAGTATGCTGATACTTAATGATACTGGTGCTATAAAGGTAGGTGATACTCTAAAAATTACTGGCTTGTTAAAAGATGTTCATGGTAATTTAATTACTAATACTGGAATAGTACTTAAGATAAATAATGTGAATATAACATTAACTACTAATGATAATGGTGTTTATTCCTATGATTATGAGAGTTTGGAGTTAAAAAATAATATAACTATATGTTATGATGGAAATAATATATTTAATAAGACAATAACTTCTAAAATAGTAACACTTCAAAAAGGGGATAGTAAAACAACAGTAACTATTAATAATTTAACAAATAATACAGTTACATTACATTTAGTATTTACAGATGCTAATAATGGAAAATTAATTAACACTGGAGAATTTGATATTAAAAATAGTTCTGGAAATATAATTAAAACAGTAAATAATACTAAAGGTATGATGGATTTAGTGTTAAATCTTAATTCAAGAGGAACACATATATTTACAATAAATTATCATGGAAATAATAACTATAATCCAAGTAATAGTGGAATAACATTTACAATAGAAGAAGAAAACACTACTTTAACAATAAATCCTGTGAAAAACATGACTGTAGGTAGAATAGTAAATATTAGGGGTATATTATCAGATATTAATGGTAATAATATAGCTAATAGTGAAGTTGTAATTAATATTAATGGTAATAATAGTACTAAAGTAACTACGAGCAGTGCTGGTGAATATAATTACAAATACACTACGACAACTGTTGGAATTAATAATATTACTGTATATTATACTGGTGATAATACATATAATTCCTGTAGTAATTCCTTGTCATTTAATTTAACAAAGGGAAATAGTAATATAACAGGTATTATTAAAAAAATTGATGTAGATTCTGTATGGGTAAATATTAAAATTATTGTAAATGAAACCAGTAATGCTATAACTGAAGGAATTGTTAAAGTAATATATAATGAAAATGTTCTTACAACATTTAATAATACATCTAATTCCACAGATTTACAATTAAATCTTACAGCTATTGGAACATATAAATTAACCCTACTTTATGAGGGTAGTGATAATTATAATTCCAGTTCAACTATAGTGATATTCACAATAGAAAAAACAGGGACAAATATGGTCTTAAAGTCTATAAATCCTATAATAAATAAGATGGTAAATATTAGTGGTATATTAACAGATAGTCATGGTAATAGTTTAGCTAATAATATGGTTATACTTAATATAAACAATAATATTGTAAAATTAACTACAAGTAGTATTGGTGAATATAAGTATCAATATAATTTAACAACATTTGATTTACAAAATATCACTGTAATGTATCAGGGAAATGATAAATATAATGCAAGTAATATTAGTACTACATTTAAAGCTACAAAAGATATTGTGAATATTGGTATTTCTTCAATTAAGGGGATAGTTCAGGATACAGTATTAATTCAAGCAGTAATTACAGACAATGATAATAATTATGTGGATGGTCAGGTTACATTTAAAGTAAATGGTAAAACTCTTCATGATCTAAATGGTAATATAATTTATGTAAATGTAATTAAAGGTATTGTGGAAAGTAAGATTGTTATATTACAAGGTAATTGGATTAACTATAATAATGGATTAACTATAGTTTATCATGGAACAAGTCAATACAAAGCTAAGCAAGTAAATACATCACTCATTGTAACAAAAAAAGATGCTAATATTAGTATTAATTCTATTTCAGCTAAAATTGGTGAAACTATAACATTAGAAGCATATATAAGTGATAATAATGAAAATGTAACTGATGGAAAAGTAGTATTCAAAATAAACGGTAAAACAATTAGGGATGATACAGGTAATGTATGTTATGTGAATGTATTAAATGGTATTGCACGAATTAACTATGAATTACCAAAGAATATTAAAACGAGTGTAATTACTTGTATCTATTCAAATACATTATATAAACGTGCTGAGAAAACAACTATACTTAATATAGTATGA
- a CDS encoding DUF2180 family protein: MKCYVCAKEGKDTEAIAICIVCGMGLCEDHIVHEEIELWTGGYPFPSEKINETLPRILCQRCYEALKASDNVGEIVED; encoded by the coding sequence ATGAAATGTTATGTATGTGCTAAGGAAGGTAAAGATACAGAAGCTATTGCTATTTGTATTGTTTGTGGTATGGGATTATGTGAAGATCATATAGTTCATGAAGAAATTGAACTTTGGACTGGTGGATATCCATTCCCATCTGAAAAAATTAATGAAACATTGCCTAGGATTTTATGTCAACGTTGTTATGAAGCTCTTAAGGCTAGTGATAATGTTGGAGAAATTGTTGAAGATTAA
- a CDS encoding iron-containing alcohol dehydrogenase yields MERFTLPRDLYFGENALDYLKELDAKKAVLVIGGGSLKKSGVLDKALNNLNEAKIEVKLIEGISPDPSVESAMEGAQIMQEFGPDWIIAMGGGSTIDAAKAMWIFYEHPDSTFEQISSNLNFPKMRNKAKFLAIPSTSGTATEVTAFSVITDYSTGIKYPIANFEITPDIAIVDPELPQTMPKQLTAYTGMDALTHAIEAYVGLVHQPFTDALALHAIKNIFNDIINSYNGDSKAREQMHYSQCEAGMAFSNALLGIVHSLAHKTGAAFSTGHIPHGCANAIYLPYVIKFNSKADASRYGDIGRFIGMQGTDEEIVRQLCVKIDYYNEQLGIPKTLKEFGVNEDEFKEKVVSIAKNAQLDACTPTNPRETTPELLEKLLNCIYYGKEVDF; encoded by the coding sequence ATGGAAAGATTTACATTACCCCGAGACTTATATTTTGGAGAAAATGCTTTAGATTATCTTAAAGAATTAGATGCAAAAAAAGCAGTATTGGTAATAGGTGGAGGATCACTTAAAAAATCAGGAGTCCTTGACAAAGCATTAAACAATCTAAATGAAGCAAAAATAGAAGTAAAATTGATTGAAGGAATATCACCTGACCCATCAGTTGAAAGTGCAATGGAAGGAGCACAAATAATGCAAGAATTTGGTCCAGATTGGATTATAGCAATGGGTGGTGGCTCAACAATAGATGCAGCAAAAGCCATGTGGATTTTCTATGAACATCCAGATTCCACTTTTGAACAAATATCATCCAACTTAAACTTCCCAAAAATGAGAAACAAAGCAAAATTCCTAGCAATCCCATCAACAAGTGGTACAGCAACAGAAGTAACAGCATTTTCAGTAATAACAGATTATAGTACTGGAATTAAATATCCAATAGCTAATTTTGAAATAACACCAGACATAGCGATTGTAGATCCTGAACTTCCACAAACAATGCCAAAACAATTAACAGCATACACAGGAATGGATGCATTAACACATGCAATAGAAGCTTATGTAGGCTTAGTACATCAACCTTTCACTGATGCATTAGCATTACATGCAATAAAAAACATTTTCAATGACATAATAAATTCATACAATGGAGATTCCAAAGCAAGAGAACAAATGCATTACTCACAATGTGAAGCAGGAATGGCATTCTCTAATGCATTACTAGGAATAGTTCATTCATTAGCACATAAAACAGGAGCAGCATTCAGTACAGGACATATACCTCATGGATGTGCAAATGCAATATATCTACCATATGTAATCAAATTTAATTCAAAAGCTGATGCAAGTAGATATGGTGATATTGGAAGATTTATTGGAATGCAAGGAACTGATGAAGAAATAGTAAGACAACTCTGTGTAAAAATAGACTACTATAATGAACAATTAGGAATTCCAAAAACACTCAAAGAATTTGGAGTAAATGAAGATGAATTCAAAGAAAAAGTAGTTAGTATAGCTAAAAATGCCCAACTGGATGCATGTACTCCAACAAATCCACGTGAAACAACTCCAGAGTTATTAGAAAAATTACTAAATTGTATATATTATGGAAAAGAAGTAGACTTCTAA